One window from the genome of Malus domestica chromosome 01, GDT2T_hap1 encodes:
- the LOC103406422 gene encoding alcohol acyltransferase 9 → MGSSVRVKEAVVVTPSAPTPPCILNLSAVDSQLFLRFTIEYLLVYTPCPELNQASTASRVKAALAQALVPYYPLAGRVRPKPDGFSLEVVCRAQGAVFIEAVSDNVAVSNFERAPRYVTEWRKLLSLQVADVFKGAPPLVVQLTWLKDGAAALGVGFNHCVCDGIGSAEFLNSFAGLAAGKRGFTSEFKPKPVWDRHLLDPQPVNRALNPCHHRIIKAASHPEFSKVPDVSGFVTRFANERLAPTSITFHKKHLIELKKLAVSTSRPSTSLSAYTSFEVLSAHVWRSWARALNLPPNQTLKILFSVNVRDRVRPSLPGGYYGNAFVLGCAQCSARELEEKGLWHAAELVKRAKERVEEEHVRRVVELVSGEGRACPDSVGVLIVSQWSRLGLERVDFGMGKPVHVGPVCSDRYCLFLPAGRSGDGDDEQGESVKVMVAVPTSAVDNYEMLVKSPYL, encoded by the coding sequence ATGGGAAGCTCTGTCCGTGTAAAGGAGGCCGTGGTGGTCACGCCCTCCGCGCCCACCCCGCCTTGCATTCTCAACCTATCCGCCGTCGATTCGCAGCTCTTCCTACGCTTCACCATCGAGTACCTCTTGGTCTACACTCCTTGCCCGGAACTGAATCAGGCCTCGACTGCGTCGCGTGTCAAGGCTGCACTAGCTCAGGCTTTGGTGCCTTACTATCCGCTAGCAGGCAGAGTGCGCCCCAAGCCCGATGGCTTCAGCCTCGAGGTGGTATGTCGGGCTCAGGGCGCAGTGTTCATTGAAGCTGTCTCCGACAATGTTGCGGTCTCTAATTTTGAGCGGGCTCCGCGCTACGTCACCGAGTGGAGGAAGCTATTGTCGCTCCAAGTGGCTGACGTATTTAAAGGGGCTCCGCCGCTCGTTGTCCAACTGACGTGGCTGAAAGATGGAGCGGCGGCACTTGGCGTGGGATTCAACCACTGCGTCTGCGACGGGATCGGAAGCGCCGAATTTCTCAATTCGTTTGCCGGGCTGGCAGCCGGAAAGCGTGGGTTCACTAGCGAGTTCAAACCCAAGCCTGTATGGGATCGCCACCTTCTGGACCCACAACCCGTAAATCGTGCATTAAATCCATGTCATCATCGCATAATCAAGGCGGCGAGTCACCCCGAGTTCAGCAAGGTCCCGGACGTTTCCGGCTTCGTGACTCGGTTCGCCAACGAACGACTCGCCCCCACCTCGATCACTTTCcataaaaaacatttaattgaGCTGAAGAAACTCGCTGTGTCGACGAGTCGACCCAGTACCTCGTTATCAGCGTACACGTCGTTCGAGGTCCTCTCCGCCCACGTGTGGCGCAGTTGGGCAAGAGCATTGAACCTACCACCAAACCAAACCCTAAAGATTTTATTCAGCGTGAACGTACGTGACCGAGTCAGGCCGAGTCTACCCGGTGGGTATTACGGGAACGCGTTCGTGCTGGGGTGCGCGCAATGCAGCGCGAGGGAGCTGGAGGAGAAGGGTCTGTGGCACGCGGCTGAGCTGGTGAAGCGCGCAAAGGAGAGGGTAGAGGAGGAGCACGTGCGGAGGGTGGTGGAGTTGGTGAGCGGGGAGGGGAGGGCCTGTCCGGACTCTGTGGGGGTGCTGATCGTGTCGCAGTGGTCAAGGCTGGGGCTGGAGAGGGTTGACTTCGGGATGGGGAAGCCGGTTCACGTGGGGCCCGTATGCAGCGATAGGTACTGCTTGTTTTTGCCAGCTGGACGTTCTGGCGATGGTGATGATGAACAGGGGGAATCTGTTAAGGTGATGGTGGCGGTCCCCACAAGTGCAGTTGACAACTACGAGATGTTGGTCAAGAGTCCTtacttataa